CCCGATCCAAGTCCTTCGTCTCGCACTCCCAAATCACGAGGTAACGCCAACCCAGTTCCTCCAAGGCCGCCTCGTTTCGCCGGTCTCGGCGGGCGTTTCCGTCCAGCTTGTCGCGCCAGAACTCCCGCCGAGTCGTGGGCAGCCGGTTTGCCGGACAGCCGACATGGCGGTGCCAAAAGCAGCCGTGGACGAAGATTACCTTGCGGCGCGGCCGGAACACCAGATCGGGTCGGCCCGGCAGTTCCTTGGCGTGGAGGCGATAGCGGTAGCCCATGCCGTGCACGAGCCGCCGGACCACCATCTCGGGTTTGGTGTCCTTCGAACGGATCCGGCTCATCA
The Candidatus Palauibacter soopunensis genome window above contains:
- a CDS encoding very short patch repair endonuclease, giving the protein MGVITEVAATSTDTARRVAEVRRPASDPLTARQRSELMSRIRSKDTKPEMVVRRLVHGMGYRYRLHAKELPGRPDLVFRPRRKVIFVHGCFWHRHVGCPANRLPTTRREFWRDKLDGNARRDRRNEAALEELGWRYLVIWECETKDLDRVAETVRRFLGRR